In a genomic window of Gossypium arboreum isolate Shixiya-1 chromosome 9, ASM2569848v2, whole genome shotgun sequence:
- the LOC108455945 gene encoding probable prolyl 4-hydroxylase 4 yields the protein MAASRSCTLRFMILFSIASFLYQSCYSFLSPPSSIINPSKVKQASWKPRAFVYEGFLTDLECDHLISLAKSELKRSAVADNVSGKSKLSEVRTSSGMFISKAKDPIVAGIEDKISTWTFLPKENGEDIQVLRYEHGQKYDPHYDYFVDKVNIARGGHRTATVLMYLTNVTKGGETVFPEAEESSLHTTPAKDDLSDCAKKGIAVKPRRGDALLFFSLHPNAIPDPSSLHAGCPVTEGEKWSATKWIHVDSFDKNLAAGDNCMDSNESCERWAVLGECSKNPEYMIGSPELPGYCRRSCKVC from the exons ATGGCAGCTTCGAGGAGTTGCACATTGCGATTCATGATATTGTTCTCAATCGCTTCATTCTTGTACCAGTCTTGCTATTCCTTCTTGTCTCCTCCAAGCTCCATTATCAATCCTTCTAAAGTCAAACAAGCTTCTTGGAAACCTAG AGCTTTTGTCTATGAAGGCTTCTTGACGGACCTCGAATGCGATCACTTGATATCTCTC GCGAAATCTGAGCTAAAGAGATCTGCGGTTGCTGATAATGTTAGTGGAAAAAGCAAGCTTAGCGAAGTCCGTACTAGCTCAGGGATGTTTATTTCTAAAGCAAAG gatccTATTGTTGCTGGTATTGAGGACAAGATTTCAACATGGACATTTCTTCCCAAAG AAAACGGGGAAGACATACAAGTATTGAGATATGAGCATGGACAGAAATATGATCCGCATTATGATTACTTTGTTGACAAGGTGAACATTGCCAGGGGTGGACACCGCACGGCAACTGTACTAATGTATCTTACAAATGTGACCAAAGGTGGTGAAACCGTGTTCCCCGAAGCAGAG GAATCGTCACTTCACACGACTCCTGCAAAAGACGATCTTTCTGACTGTGCAAAGAAAGGCATTGCAG TGAAACCGCGAAGAGGGGATGCCCTTCTCTTCTTCAGTCTCCACCCTAATGCTATCCCCGATCCAAGCAGTCTTCACGCCGGATGCCCAGTAACCGAAGGTGAGAAATGGTCGGCAACAAAGTGGATTCATGTTGACTCTTTTGACAAAAATTTGGCAGCTGGCGATAACTGCATGGATTCGAACGAAAGCTGCGAGAGATGGGCTGTTCTCGGCGAGTGTTCGAAGAACCCGGAATACATGATTGGATCACCCGAGCTTCCTGGATACTGTAGAAGAAGTTGCAAAGTATGTTAA
- the LOC108454233 gene encoding histidine-containing phosphotransfer protein 1-like yields the protein MELVQIQRRLVDYTKSLFMEGFLDAQFLQLQQLQDDSNPDFVFEVVSLFFEDFEKLLNELTIALDQPNVDFKKLDSHVHQLKGSSSSIGAQRVKNACIAFRNYCDVQNIEGCLTCLQQVKQECYLVKNKFETLFRLEQQIMASGGSVPTIELGF from the exons ATGGAGTTGGTTCAAATTCAGAGAAGGTTGGTGGACTACACAAAATCCTTGTTTATGGAG GGTTTCCTGGATGCTCAGTTCTTACAGCTTCAACAGCTTCAAGATGATAGTAACCCAGACTTTGTCTTCGAAGTTGTGTCCCTTTTCTTCGAGGATTTCGAGAAACTCCTCAATGAACTCACCATTGCTTT agaTCAGCCAAATGTGGATTTTAAAAAACTTGATAGCCACGTTCATCAATTGAAAGGTAGCAGTTCCAG CATTGGTGCACAAAGGGTTAAAAATGCTTGCATTGCTTTCCGCAACTACTGTGATGTGCAGAACATTGAAGG GTGCCTAACATGTCTGCAACAAGTGAAGCAAGAGTGTTACCTTGTGAAGAACAAGTTTGAAACTTTGTTCAGG TTAGAGCAACAGATCATGGCATCCGGTGGGTCAGTTCCAACTATCGAATTGGGTTTTTAA
- the LOC108454232 gene encoding nucleoside hydrolase 3-like, with protein sequence MKMSRQLRNSWMVIVLIIGTSLYSVEAEPHRILLDNDADTDDFFALLYLLKLNRSEFRLEGITISTNAWTDAGHAVNQIYDILYMMDRDDIPVGIGGEGGIMENGTIQPNVGGYLPIIEQGMTTYGGCRYRQAIPVGLGGRLDIDTNYGLRKELLPWGSRRYVPLQQLTAQRVMIDTISAGPTNVILTGAHTNFAIFLMNNPHLKRNVEHIYVMGGGVRSENPTGCCPENGTSSCQPRQCGDRGNLFTDYNSNPYAEFNIFGDPFAAYQVLHSGIPVTLVPLDATNTIQITEEFFKAFEERQGTYEAEYCFRSLKMARDTWFDDQFYTSYFMWDSFTSGVAVSIMRNSHKNNGENEFAEMEYMNITVVTSNEPYGISDGSNPFFDGRKIPKFNLTKGGVHSGHVQTDLRDPFCFVEDGKGKCKDGYTMEVTGPDAVHVLVATKAKPNKDVSSKLDREFYISFLDVLNNLEHTGRFNLMTEFPYYREVYYKPDFRNKKGKPVVFDMDMSAGDFLALFYLLKVPVEVLDIKAILVTPTGWANAATIDIVYDLLHMMGRDDIPVGLGDVFAMNQSDVVFPPVGDCKYAKAIPHGSGGFLDSDTLYGLAQELPRSPRRYTAENSVKFGAPRDTDNPELRQPFALEIWNSTLKTLDHGSKITILTNGPLTSLAKIITQTRTASLIENVYVLGGHINRSHLDKGNVFTIASNKYAEFNMFLDPFAAKTVFESGLNITLVPLSIQRKVGRFLKTLERVKLTRKTPEVRFVKRLLSRLQALQRTHKRYHHMGTFLGEILGAILMAEKHHNLKPETEEMAIKVIAEGVESRDGQILIDKKRGNKVKILKNVDHKAYYDLFANRLGDEKQSAVLGSYDEQKKMWRTPSNRT encoded by the exons ATGAAAATGTCAAGGCAACTGAGAAATTCATGGATGGTTATAGTTTTGATCATTGGAACAAGTCTTTACTCTGTCGAAGCCGAGCCTCATCGGATTCTGTTGGATAACGATGCCGATACCGATGATTTCTTCGCGTTATTGTACCTGTTGAAGCTTAACAGATCGGAATTTCGTTTGGAG GGAATCACTATCAGTACAAATGCATGGACTGATGCTGGTCATGCAGTGAATCAAATTTATGATATACTTTATATGATGGACCGTGATGATATACCTGTTGGAATAGGAGGAGAAGGTGGGATTATGGAAAATGGTACGATACAACCGAATGTTGGCGGTTATCTTCCAATTATCGAACAG GGAATGACAACGTACGGAGGTTGTCGATATAGGCAAGCAATTCCGGTAGGACTCGGTGGACGGTTAGATATCGACACGAATTACGGTCTTCGAAAAGAGTTGCTTCCATGGGGTAGTCGAAGATATGTTCCTCTTCAACAGCTTACTGCACAGCGAGTGATGATTGATACAATATCTGCTGGTCCTACTAATGTGATTCTTACTGGAGCTCATACAAATTTTGCTATTTTTCTTATGAATAATCCACATTTAAAGAGAAATGTTGAGCATATATATGTGATGGGTGGTGGGGTGCGGTCCGAAAACCCGACGGGTTGTTGTCCCGAGAATGGTACGTCGTCTTGCCAGCCTCGACAGTGCGGAGACCGTGGTAATCTGTTTACGGATTACAATAGTAATCCATATGCCGAGTTCAATATCTTTGGAGATCCTTTTGCAGCATATCAAGTGCTTCATTCAGGTATACCGGTAACACTTGTTCCCTTGGACGCAACGAATACGATCCAAATAACCGAGGAGTTCTTCAAGGCATTCGAGGAGAGGCAGGGCACTTATGAGGCAGAATACTGCTTTCGGTCCTTGAAAATGGCTCGTGATACTTGGTTCGATGACCAATTCTACACG AGTTATTTCATGTGGGATTCATTCACGTCCGGTGTAGCAGTCTCGATTATGCGTAATTCGCACAAGAATAATGGGGAGAATGAATTTGCAGAAATGGAATACATGAACATAACCGTAGTTACTTCGAACGAGCCTTACGGAATATCTGATGGTTCTAATCCCTTCTTTGATGGCCGAAAAATTCCGAAGTTTAATCTAACAAAAGGCGGAGTGCATAGCGGCCATGTCCAGACAGATCTTCGAGACCCTTTTTGCTTCGTCGAGGATGGAAAAGGGAAATGCAAGGATGGTTACACAATGGAGGTAACTGGTCCGGATGCAGTTCATGTTCTCGTTGCGACAAAGGCAAAACCGAATAAGGACGTTAGCAGCAAACTCGACCGGGAATTTTACATAAGTTTTCTCGAT GTTCTAAATAATCTGGAGCATACAGGGCGGTTCAATCTTATGACCGAGTTCCCGTATTACAGAGAAGTTTATTACAAACCGGATTTTCGAAACAAAAAGGGGAAACCAGTTGTTTTCGATATGGACATGAGTGCCGGAGATTTCCTGGCTCTATTTTATCTCCTCAAAGTACCTGTTGAAGTGCTCGACATCAAG GCAATATTGGTAACTCCGACCGGTTGGGCTAATGCTGCAACTATCGATATCGTCTATGATTTACTACACATGATGGGTCGGGATGATATTCCGGTTGGTTTAGGAGACGTATTTGCAATGAATCAATCCGATGTAGTTTTCCCTCCTGTTGGAGACTGTAAGTATGCTAAGGCTATCCCGCATGGAAGCGGCGGATTCTTGGATTCAGATACTCTTTACGGGCTAGCTCAGGAATTACCACGAAGTCCTAGAAG GTATACTGCAGAAAACTCAGTAAAATTCGGAGCTCCTCGGGATACTGATAATCCCGAACTAAGACAACCTTTTGCATTGGAAATTTGGAACTCAACATTGAAAACTTTGGATCATGGATCAAAAATTACTATATTGACAAATGGACCTCTGACTAGTTTGGCCAAGATTATAACTCAGACAAGAACAGCTTCATTGATCGAG AATGTGTATGTTCTTGGAGGACATATCAACCGAAGTCACCTTGATAAAGGAAATGTCTTCACTATTGCTTCCAACAAGTATGCTGAATTCAATATGTTTCTCGATCCATTCGCTGCGAAAACCGTCTTCGAATCAGGGCTAAACATCACACTCGTTCCGCTTAGTATTCAACGCAAAGTTGGTCGGTTTCTAAAGACACTCGAGAGGGTAAAGTTGACGAGGAAGACTCCCGAAGTTCGGTTTGTCAAGCGTTTGTTGTCCCGACTACAAGCATTGCAACGAACTCATAAGAGATATCACCATatg GGTACATTCTTGGGTGAGATCCTTGGTGCAATATTAATGGCTGAAAAACATCACAACCTGAAACCTGAAACAGAAGAAATGGCCATTAAAGTCATTGCCGAAGGTGTCGAATCGAGGGACGGGCAGATTTTAATTGATAAAAAACGAGGAAACAAGGTGAAAATATTGAAAAATGTTGATCATAAGGCTTATTATGACCTATTTGCCAATAGATTGGGTGATGAAAAGCAATCTGCTGTTTTAGGAAGCTATGATGAACAGAAAAAAATGTGGAGAACACCATCGAATCGAACTTGA
- the LOC108456267 gene encoding protein DMP2-like — MAKFKNANPSSSSTSISDKTFTSLGNLIKLLPTGTVFIFQFLNPVLTNYGHCSPVNKVLTSSLIGLCGFSCAFSCFTDSYKGGDGLVHYGIATVNGLWPSSGSDSVDLSKYKLRIGDFVHAFFSVIVFAVLSLLDSNTVQCFYPPFEATEKVLLMVLPPMIGAVSGLAFMVFPNTRHGIGYPSSTDSSDEYSSDDDS; from the coding sequence ATGGCTAAATTCAAGAATGCTAATCCCTCTTCTTCATCAACTTCAATTTCAGACAAGACGTTTACAAGTTTAGGTAATCTTATCAAGCTCCTTCCGACAGGAACTGTCTTCATTTTCCAGTTCCTTAACCCTGTTTTAACCAACTACGGCCATTGCAGCCCTGTTAACAAGGTCCTAACCAGCTCCCTCATTGGCTTATGTGGTTTCTCTTGTGCATTTTCTTGTTTTACCGATAGTTACAAAGGCGGCGACGGTTTAGTTCATTACGGCATAGCAACGGTTAACGGTCTTTGGCCGTCTTCGGGTTCGGATTCGGTCGACTTATCGAAGTATAAGCTGCGTATAGGCGATTTCGTTCACGCTTTTTTTTCGGTCATTGTGTTTGCTGTTTTGTCGTTGTTGGATTCTAATACCGTCCAATGTTTTTATCCGCCATTTGAGGCAACTGAGAAGGTTTTGCTTATGGTTTTGCCGCCGATGATCGGAGCGGTTTCGGGTTTGGCTTTTATGGTGTTTCCGAATACTCGACACGGGATTGGATACCCTTCATCCACTGATTCTTCCGATGAGTACTCTTCGGACGATGACTCGTAA
- the LOC108455872 gene encoding uncharacterized protein LOC108455872 yields MGDKKKKTFMFIRLVSAAGTGFFYVKRKSAKKVAEKLEFRKYDPRVNRHVLFTEQKMK; encoded by the coding sequence ATGGGTGACAAAAAGAAAAAGACTTTCATGTTCATTCGTCTTGTCTCGGCTGCTGGAACCGGTTTCTTCTATGTGAAGAGGAAAAGTGCTAAGAAAGTGGCTGAGAAACTCGAGTTCCGCAAGTACGATCCTCGTGTAAATCGCCATGTTCTTTTCACTGAACAAAAAATGAAATAA
- the LOC108455996 gene encoding receptor-like cytosolic serine/threonine-protein kinase RBK2 has protein sequence MGGTKEPSAHSCDETPIGIKLIKKASERRRWEPFRFRNPRRRQHRNAFSDTTATRDIASLSYEVETINVPSSTTVNEDCSTPTTECIEPNQESIGSLGSMEPEPTSCNKASISSDSENQYSFAQIVQWRGFLQLLKKGPGIASQTLPQFKPRFSRKKSKRLRDEMVPNLCSALDAEMSCSKSSWKNFSLSELEEATDNFSPENLIGEGGYAEVYKGKLKTGNLVAVKRLNRGPSEEMTIDFLSELGIVVHVDHPNIAKLIGYGIEGGLHLVLQLSPHGSLASLLNGSKEKLNWQIRLKIALGAADGLCYLHEGCQRRIIHKDIKASNILLTEEFDAQICDFGLAKWLPDQWTHHTVSKIEGTFGYLPPEFFTHGIVDEKTDVYAFGVLLLELITGRQAIDNSQQSIVTWAKPLIRENKMDELVDPILVDAYDSDELHRIAATASICVHQTAANRPQMSQVVDILKGDLSSLEMLKQREKDQRTHSEEIFDAEVYNPTKYLNDLYHQMEILLEHSNDV, from the exons ATGGGAGGTACCAAAGAACCTTCTGCACATTCATG TGATGAAACACCAATTGGCATCAAACTAATCAAGAAAGCCTCTGAAAGGAGGAGATGGGAGCCTTTCCGGTTTCGCAATCCACGGAGACGGCAACATCGAAATGCTTTCTCCGACACGACCGCAACTCGTG ACATTGCATCATTAAGCTATGAAGTAGAGACAATAAATGTGCCATCTTCAACAACTGTTAATGAGGACTGTTCAACACCTACCACAGAATGTATAGAACCAAATCAAGAATCTATAGGAAGTTTAGGGTCTATGGAACCTGAACCAACTTCTTGTAATAAGGCCAGCATTTCATCAGATTCCGAGAATCAGTACAGTTTTGCTCAAATCGTTCAATGGCGTGGTTTCCTTCAGTTACTAAAGAAAGGTCCCGGAATTGCTTCTCAAACTTTACCTCAATTCAAGCCTAGGTTCTCTAGGAAAAAAAGCAAAAGGCTTAGAGATGAAATGGTTCCAAATCTATGTTCAGCTCTTGATGCTGAAATGTCCTGTTCTAAATCTTCATGGAAGAACTTTTCTCTTTCAGAACTTGAAGAAGCAACCGATAACTTCAGCCCTG AAAATCTGATAGGTGAAGGAGGGTATGCAGAAGTTTATAAAGGGAAATTGAAAACTGGAAATCTCGTTGCGGTTAAGCGCCTAAACCGTGGTCCGTCGGAAGAGATGACCATCGATTTTTTATCTGAGCTAGGAATTGTAGTTCATGTTGATCATCCAAATATTGCTAAGTTGATTGGTTATGGAATTGAAGGAGGGCTGCACCTTGTTCTTCAATTGTCTCCCCATGGAAGCCTTGCTTCATTACTTAATG GCTCAAAGGAGAAATTGAATTGGCAAATCAGACTCAAGATTGCTTTAGGGGCTGCTGACGGCCTTTGCTACCTTCATGAAGGTTGCCAGAGGAGAATTATCCATAAAGATATCAAGGCTTCAAATATTTTGCTTACAGAAGAGTTTGATGCTCAG ATATGTGATTTTGGACTAGCAAAATGGTTACCTGATCAATGGACTCATCATACAGTCTCTAAAATCGAAGGAACATTTGG TTATCTTCCACCTGAGTTCTTCACGCATGGTATAGTTGATGAAAAGACAGATGTCTATGCTTTCGGTGTGTTGCTACTGGAGCTTATCACTGGGAGGCAAGCCATAGATAATTCACAACAAAGCATTGTTACGTGG GCAAAACCTTTGATCAGAGAAAACAAGATGGATGAACTTGTTGATCCGATTTTGGTCGATGCTTATGACTCAGACGAGTTGCACCGTATTGCTGCAACAGCTTCTATTTGTGTACATCAAACTGCAGCAAATCGACCCCAAATGAGCCAG GTTGTGGACATCTTGAAGGGGGATCTTAGCAGCTTGGAGATGCTGAAACAAAGAGAAAAAGACCAAAGGACTCACTCAGAGGAGATCTTTGATGCAGAAGTATACAATCCAACAAAGTATTTGAATGATCTTTATCATCAAATGGAGATTCTTTTGGAACACTCTAATGATGTTTAA
- the LOC108455749 gene encoding NADH dehydrogenase [ubiquinone] 1 alpha subcomplex subunit 8-B translates to MANVVDAAGEPIPTSSVLMAAAKHIEINCMSENVEFLKCKKKDPNPEKCLDKGRQATRCALGLLKELYQRCKDPMEGYVGCMYYHTNEFDLCRKQQQAFEKACPLE, encoded by the exons ATGGCGAACGTGGTTGATGCGGCGGGTGAACCGATCCCGACATCGTCGGTTCTAATGGCGGCCGCTAAGCACATCGAAATTAATTGCATGTCCGAAAACGTGGAGTTCCTTAAGTGTAAGAAGAAGGATCCGAACCCTGAGAAATGTCTCGATAAGGGCCGCCAAGCTACTCGTTGTGCCCTTGGACT GCTAAAAGAGCTTTACCAGAGATGCAAAGACCCGATGGAAGGATACGTAGGCTGCATGTATTACCATACAAACGAGTTTGATTTATGTCGCAAACAGCAACAAGCATTTGAGAAAGCTTGTCCTTTGGAGTGA